In the genome of Persephonella sp. KM09-Lau-8, one region contains:
- a CDS encoding ribbon-helix-helix domain-containing protein: MKTITLKTGEEFFEYLENLSKKLGKPKSQIIREAVIEYGEKIKREKIHQKMEELARQLSKDKNYLKEIREFEELSEDFIE; the protein is encoded by the coding sequence ATGAAAACAATTACTTTAAAAACAGGAGAAGAGTTTTTTGAATATTTAGAAAACCTTAGCAAAAAATTAGGAAAACCAAAATCTCAGATTATTAGAGAAGCTGTTATTGAGTATGGAGAAAAGATAAAAAGAGAAAAAATCCATCAAAAGATGGAAGAACTCGCAAGACAGCTAAGTAAAGATAAAAACTATCTAAAAGAAATCAGAGAGTTTGAAGAATTAAGCGAGGATTTTATTGAATAA
- a CDS encoding type II toxin-antitoxin system PemK/MazF family toxin, translating to MNKGDIYLAKLNPTKGSELSKIRPVIVYQSNYLKDLPTVIVIPLSTDLKDNWFPLRVRISKRGKLEKDSDAVVEQIRAIDKSRIIGNPIASLSKEELNLLDEAVLFVLGIK from the coding sequence TTGAATAAGGGTGATATATACCTGGCAAAATTAAATCCTACAAAAGGTTCCGAACTTAGTAAAATTAGACCTGTAATTGTTTACCAATCTAATTACCTAAAAGACCTTCCAACAGTAATAGTTATTCCCTTATCAACGGATTTAAAAGATAACTGGTTCCCATTAAGAGTAAGAATTTCCAAAAGGGGAAAACTTGAAAAAGACAGCGACGCCGTCGTGGAACAAATCAGAGCTATAGATAAAAGCAGAATTATAGGAAACCCTATAGCTTCTTTGTCAAAAGAGGAATTAAATCTTTTAGATGAAGCTGTTTTGTTTGTTTTAGGAATTAAGTAA
- the nadA gene encoding quinolinate synthase NadA has product MATAVENKQEQLIEKINRLRKEKNAIILAHYYQRGEIQDIADIVGDSLELARRAQETDADIIVFAGVKFMAETAKILNPEKKVLHPNPESGCPMADMATYEGVKKLKEEHPDAMVVAYVNTNADVKTLADVIVTSRNAVKVVKKLDTKKIIFVPDQFLGSFIAQQVPKKEFILWKGFCPPHFNLTPDQLLALKEKYPDAKIAVHPECNTETVKIADFVGSTSQIIEFATTCDAQNVIIGTEVGLKHWLEKVNPNKNYIFPVNADYCGTVHCCDMKKNTLDKIADVLEKETNEVILPEDIIEKARKPLERMLSIV; this is encoded by the coding sequence ATGGCAACAGCAGTAGAAAACAAACAAGAGCAATTAATAGAAAAGATAAACAGGCTCAGAAAAGAAAAAAATGCAATAATACTTGCCCACTACTACCAGAGAGGAGAAATCCAGGATATAGCCGATATAGTTGGTGATTCTCTGGAACTGGCAAGAAGAGCACAGGAAACAGATGCAGATATTATAGTCTTTGCTGGTGTTAAATTTATGGCTGAAACTGCAAAAATCTTGAACCCAGAGAAAAAAGTTCTCCACCCTAACCCTGAAAGCGGCTGTCCAATGGCAGATATGGCAACCTATGAAGGTGTCAAGAAACTAAAAGAAGAGCATCCAGATGCTATGGTTGTTGCCTATGTAAACACAAACGCAGATGTTAAAACACTGGCAGACGTGATAGTTACCTCAAGAAATGCCGTTAAAGTAGTTAAAAAATTAGATACCAAAAAAATTATATTTGTTCCTGACCAGTTTTTAGGTTCTTTCATAGCCCAGCAGGTTCCGAAAAAAGAGTTTATTCTGTGGAAAGGTTTCTGTCCTCCGCATTTTAACCTTACTCCAGACCAATTACTTGCTTTAAAAGAAAAATATCCTGATGCAAAAATAGCTGTCCACCCTGAATGTAATACTGAAACAGTGAAAATTGCTGACTTTGTAGGTAGCACATCCCAGATAATTGAATTTGCAACAACCTGCGATGCCCAGAATGTTATTATCGGAACAGAGGTAGGACTGAAACACTGGCTTGAAAAGGTAAATCCAAATAAGAATTATATATTCCCTGTCAATGCAGACTACTGTGGAACAGTCCACTGCTGTGATATGAAAAAAAATACACTTGATAAAATTGCAGATGTTTTAGAAAAAGAAACTAATGAAGTTATTTTACCTGAGGATATTATAGAGAAAGCAAGGAAACCACTTGAGCGTATGCTTTCAATAGTATAA
- a CDS encoding rhodanese-like domain-containing protein — translation MFLDRDTYQKIHISVQELKEKIDKGEDFVLLDVREPQEYNFSRIKEKEAMLVPLMKLPSVVNQLPKDKPIYVLCRSGNRSLQATLWLLEHGFDNVKNVEGGILAWSDYIDPTVRKY, via the coding sequence TTGTTTTTAGACAGAGATACCTATCAAAAAATTCATATTTCAGTTCAGGAGCTCAAGGAAAAGATTGATAAAGGAGAGGATTTTGTTCTCCTTGATGTGAGAGAGCCTCAGGAGTATAACTTTTCCAGAATTAAAGAAAAAGAAGCTATGCTGGTTCCTCTTATGAAACTACCTTCTGTTGTTAACCAGCTTCCAAAGGACAAGCCTATTTATGTTTTATGTAGAAGTGGAAACAGAAGCCTTCAGGCAACATTATGGCTCCTTGAACATGGATTTGATAATGTGAAAAACGTTGAAGGTGGAATTCTTGCCTGGAGTGATTATATAGACCCAACGGTTAGAAAATATTAA
- a CDS encoding FAD-linked oxidase C-terminal domain-containing protein yields the protein MFEAKQREVIKVPDRVKRALREILGAENCLDDEMDRLLYSYDATRIKMLPDVVAIPENQEQVQKIVQICYEEGIPVTPRGAGSGYTGGALPVKGGVVVSFEKMDKILEIDEDNAIARVQPGVITYRLQKAVEKVGLFYPPDPASYKYCTLGGNVAENAGGPRCVKYGVTREYIMELNTVIHTGEIIHTGRPTLKDVAGYDITRLFIGSEGTLGLFTEITVKLIPKPQAAKTVMAIFSDIAAVGKTVKDIFKAGIQPSALEFMDKLAINAVEDFGHFGLPRDAEVLLLIEVDGHPRAIDDQIVEVARICEQNGAKVQIAKTAKEAEKLWEARRALSPAVSKLGRVKINEDIVFPRSYLPEALPRLREIGKKYNLKMVNFGHIGDGNVHANFMIDGRDEDELKRTEKAVEEVFELALSYGGSITGEHGVGITKAPFMKKQFRPPELEIMRGIKKVFDPKDLINPGKMDID from the coding sequence ATGTTTGAAGCAAAACAAAGGGAAGTAATAAAAGTTCCAGATAGAGTTAAAAGAGCACTTAGAGAGATTTTAGGAGCTGAAAACTGCCTTGATGATGAGATGGATAGACTTCTGTATTCTTATGACGCTACCAGAATAAAAATGCTTCCTGACGTTGTAGCAATTCCGGAAAATCAGGAACAGGTTCAGAAAATAGTTCAGATATGCTATGAAGAAGGTATTCCTGTTACTCCAAGGGGAGCCGGTTCAGGATATACAGGTGGAGCACTGCCGGTAAAAGGCGGGGTTGTGGTTTCATTTGAAAAAATGGATAAAATTCTGGAAATAGATGAAGATAACGCTATAGCAAGGGTTCAGCCGGGGGTTATAACATACAGGCTCCAGAAAGCCGTTGAAAAGGTAGGGCTATTCTATCCACCAGACCCTGCAAGCTACAAATACTGCACCCTCGGTGGAAATGTAGCTGAAAACGCAGGCGGTCCCAGATGTGTAAAATACGGAGTAACCAGAGAATATATAATGGAGCTTAATACTGTTATTCATACAGGAGAGATTATCCACACAGGCAGGCCAACACTCAAAGATGTTGCAGGATACGATATAACAAGACTTTTTATAGGTAGTGAAGGAACACTGGGATTATTTACAGAAATCACAGTTAAGCTAATACCAAAACCACAGGCAGCAAAAACTGTAATGGCAATATTCTCAGATATAGCTGCCGTAGGAAAAACAGTAAAAGATATATTCAAAGCAGGAATACAGCCTTCTGCACTGGAATTTATGGATAAACTGGCAATAAATGCTGTTGAGGATTTTGGTCATTTTGGTCTCCCAAGGGATGCGGAAGTGCTACTTCTGATTGAAGTTGATGGACATCCAAGAGCTATAGATGACCAGATTGTTGAGGTTGCAAGAATATGTGAGCAAAACGGAGCAAAAGTCCAGATTGCAAAGACAGCAAAAGAGGCAGAAAAACTCTGGGAAGCAAGGAGAGCATTATCCCCTGCGGTCTCAAAACTGGGAAGGGTAAAAATAAACGAAGATATAGTATTCCCAAGAAGCTATCTGCCGGAAGCCCTACCAAGACTGAGGGAAATAGGTAAAAAATACAATCTAAAAATGGTTAATTTTGGACATATCGGAGATGGAAACGTTCACGCAAACTTTATGATAGATGGAAGAGATGAAGATGAGCTTAAAAGAACAGAAAAAGCAGTGGAAGAAGTTTTTGAACTGGCGCTTTCCTATGGTGGTTCAATAACAGGAGAACACGGAGTTGGCATAACTAAAGCCCCATTTATGAAAAAGCAGTTTAGACCTCCAGAGCTTGAAATAATGAGAGGTATTAAAAAAGTATTTGACCCTAAAGATTTAATTAACCCGGGAAAAATGGATATAGATTAA
- the rpmB gene encoding 50S ribosomal protein L28 — translation MAVCQICGKKTAHGNRVAHSATTSKRVWRPNLQRVRAVMPDGSTKRIYVCAKCLKAGKVKKAVR, via the coding sequence ATGGCAGTCTGTCAAATATGCGGAAAGAAAACTGCACATGGAAACAGAGTTGCGCACTCTGCAACAACGTCTAAAAGAGTATGGAGACCTAATCTTCAAAGAGTTAGAGCTGTTATGCCAGACGGTTCTACAAAAAGAATATATGTATGTGCAAAATGCCTGAAAGCAGGTAAAGTTAAAAAAGCGGTCAGATAA
- a CDS encoding DUF87 domain-containing protein yields the protein MKILKKEEIYPVLKQLFSSAQKEVKISSPWIKSEVLTTLLGDKKIDIQLIIRGSELEDFSITDIDILKKIKSIGGKVYLNPDIHSKFVIIDNQKAVIGSANITKSGLYEDGNIETAVLIENKQEIKELLQQFEEIKKKSINLFENIAGIVLNSLSSITVEAFLFEELPQQTYIKIPTSETAFLLGRIAVIKELNSSLFSTFYNFASRSMLSEAQKIETVLEQKDELFRKALLFAYLNEKNQNLRIAQIEILAEFNPEKIQEKESILKTPMTPPQAGSLIYTLHDEKEIEDIMQINHAGYQMGKPVKFGKLFNTSLNAFIDLEKIYTMHMAVLGTTGSGKTTFVRRMLENLKYSDIQTFIIDLYGEYKKSVKNPHILEIPDILYPVNFDDIKNLFKEYGINFQEKSYEEKKVAAYFRKLLKPDLQIIGFREISLEEAILNAVDMTELKGELRSELLTFLDMLKRDYPEEALRYHTNLTQELFEAINSNKNFIIFDFEKIENPTTRVNIAGLVMKEIFRKAKSDNKKRVVILEEAQNFAPEKGFGEIQAGSSNISYVMARKIATEGRKFDLGLIAITQRPANISKYVLSQLNTQAVFKLINRNDLEAVSVFFEYSKEDIFNILPFLKPGTGFITGLAVPFGILTEIKLG from the coding sequence ATGAAAATACTAAAAAAAGAAGAGATATACCCTGTTTTAAAGCAACTATTTTCCTCAGCACAGAAAGAGGTAAAAATATCATCACCCTGGATAAAATCCGAAGTTTTAACAACACTTTTAGGTGATAAAAAAATAGATATTCAACTAATAATTAGAGGCTCTGAATTAGAAGATTTCTCAATAACAGATATAGATATTCTTAAAAAGATAAAATCTATCGGCGGCAAAGTTTATCTAAATCCAGACATACACTCAAAATTTGTAATCATAGATAATCAGAAAGCCGTTATAGGCTCTGCAAATATCACAAAATCAGGTCTTTATGAAGACGGAAATATAGAGACAGCAGTTTTAATTGAGAATAAACAGGAGATAAAAGAATTACTCCAGCAATTTGAGGAAATAAAGAAAAAATCAATAAACCTGTTTGAAAATATAGCCGGTATTGTCCTTAACAGCCTTAGTTCAATAACCGTTGAAGCATTTTTGTTTGAGGAACTTCCCCAGCAGACATACATAAAAATCCCGACCTCTGAAACGGCTTTTTTACTGGGAAGAATAGCCGTGATTAAAGAGTTAAACAGTTCTTTGTTCTCAACATTTTATAATTTTGCATCCCGTTCAATGCTGTCAGAAGCCCAGAAAATAGAAACTGTTCTGGAGCAGAAAGATGAACTTTTCAGAAAAGCCTTGCTATTTGCCTATCTAAATGAAAAAAATCAAAACCTACGGATAGCCCAGATAGAGATACTTGCAGAATTTAATCCTGAAAAAATCCAAGAGAAAGAAAGTATTTTAAAAACCCCTATGACACCGCCCCAGGCCGGTTCATTGATTTACACCCTTCATGATGAAAAAGAGATAGAAGATATCATGCAGATAAACCATGCAGGATACCAGATGGGTAAGCCTGTAAAATTTGGGAAACTGTTTAATACATCCCTTAATGCTTTTATTGATTTGGAAAAGATATACACAATGCATATGGCTGTGCTGGGAACTACAGGTTCAGGAAAAACAACATTTGTCCGGAGGATGCTGGAAAATCTAAAATACTCAGATATTCAGACATTTATAATAGACCTTTACGGTGAATATAAAAAATCAGTTAAAAATCCCCATATCTTAGAAATTCCGGACATACTTTATCCTGTTAATTTTGACGATATAAAAAATCTGTTTAAAGAATACGGAATAAACTTTCAGGAAAAATCTTATGAAGAAAAAAAAGTAGCGGCATATTTCAGGAAACTCCTTAAACCCGACCTCCAGATAATTGGTTTTAGAGAAATCTCCCTTGAAGAAGCAATATTAAATGCAGTAGACATGACAGAGCTAAAAGGAGAGCTAAGGTCTGAGCTTTTGACTTTTCTGGATATGCTAAAGAGAGATTACCCTGAAGAAGCCCTTAGATACCATACAAATCTTACACAGGAATTATTTGAGGCAATTAACAGCAATAAAAACTTTATTATCTTTGATTTTGAAAAAATAGAAAATCCTACAACAAGGGTAAATATAGCCGGTCTTGTAATGAAAGAGATATTCAGAAAGGCAAAATCAGACAATAAAAAGCGGGTTGTTATTCTGGAAGAAGCCCAGAATTTTGCCCCAGAAAAGGGATTTGGGGAAATTCAGGCAGGCTCTTCAAATATTTCTTATGTAATGGCAAGGAAGATAGCTACAGAGGGAAGAAAGTTTGACCTTGGCCTTATTGCAATAACCCAGAGACCTGCAAACATAAGCAAGTATGTCCTTTCACAGCTAAACACACAGGCAGTTTTCAAGCTGATTAACAGAAATGACCTTGAGGCTGTATCTGTGTTTTTTGAGTATTCAAAAGAGGATATTTTTAATATCCTGCCATTTTTAAAACCCGGAACAGGATTTATCACAGGTCTTGCTGTTCCTTTTGGTATTCTAACCGAGATAAAATTAGGATAA
- the obgE gene encoding GTPase ObgE produces the protein MKFVDKAKIYVKGGDGGNGCVAFRREKFVPLGGPAGGNGGKGGDVILQADDRLTTLLDFKHKRHYKAQRGQHGSGSNKHGKNGEDLIIKVPVGTVVKDAETGEIIADLTKNGQTVVVAKGGKGGKGNAAFKTSTNQSPDYAEEGQPGEEKWIELELKLIADIGIVGFPNAGKSTLISVLSNARPKIADYPFTTLAPVLGVLKLDYGKNVVIADIPGLIEGAAEGHGLGHEFLRHIERTKALIHMIDISDYREREPEEAFEVINKEMEKFSPQLLEKPQIVVGNKIDILSDKTEIDRLKKYFEEKGYTFVPVSLATLEGVDKLKEEISKLYEKITGEGK, from the coding sequence ATGAAGTTTGTAGATAAAGCCAAGATTTATGTAAAAGGTGGAGATGGTGGAAATGGCTGTGTTGCTTTCCGCAGGGAGAAGTTTGTTCCTTTAGGTGGCCCAGCAGGTGGTAATGGCGGAAAAGGTGGAGATGTGATACTACAGGCTGATGATAGACTGACAACACTGCTGGATTTTAAACATAAAAGGCATTACAAAGCACAAAGAGGGCAACATGGTTCAGGAAGTAATAAACATGGAAAAAATGGGGAAGACCTTATCATAAAGGTTCCTGTCGGAACAGTTGTAAAAGATGCAGAAACAGGAGAGATAATAGCTGACCTTACAAAAAATGGACAGACGGTTGTTGTGGCAAAGGGTGGTAAAGGTGGTAAAGGAAATGCAGCATTCAAAACCTCAACAAACCAGTCCCCTGATTATGCAGAAGAAGGGCAACCTGGAGAGGAAAAATGGATAGAGCTTGAGCTTAAGCTGATTGCTGATATTGGTATAGTAGGATTTCCAAATGCCGGAAAATCAACTCTTATATCTGTTTTATCCAATGCAAGACCTAAGATAGCAGATTATCCATTTACAACCCTTGCTCCGGTTTTAGGTGTTTTAAAACTGGATTATGGAAAAAATGTTGTTATAGCTGATATTCCCGGACTTATAGAAGGAGCAGCAGAAGGACACGGTCTTGGACATGAGTTTTTAAGACATATAGAAAGAACAAAGGCTTTAATCCATATGATTGATATATCTGATTATAGAGAAAGGGAGCCTGAAGAGGCATTTGAGGTAATAAACAAAGAAATGGAAAAGTTCTCCCCACAGCTACTTGAAAAACCACAGATTGTTGTAGGAAACAAAATAGATATCCTGTCAGACAAAACAGAGATAGACAGGCTAAAAAAATATTTTGAAGAAAAAGGATATACATTTGTTCCAGTTTCCCTTGCAACCCTTGAAGGAGTTGATAAACTTAAAGAAGAGATATCAAAACTTTATGAAAAAATTACGGGAGAGGGGAAATGA
- a CDS encoding DNA double-strand break repair nuclease NurA, which yields MRPELLNKTYRLKQELSQLAITLSDEITKEEVSSKWNSYEPSPVFRTTAAEDGSLNKKHYLGFYLYSVAGYAINFHQEQEYSEEVVGEIGLSVIKKTELIDQYLRMLMFLCELKALLKLALKEKPEFLLIDGTLSSRFITIFPKTDWFSGEEFEGKIANVAGEFIKELKENLFDEDIAAFSIKNKVIARLIEVLGNKGNRTDVIEATLAKLAYFEYLLLLHKLFYGLDWKPVVIGIAKTSHSTELFNKSLPDIRILHQHITEEGYTKPVYLNLEETKWEFSEIFEMVEREIAFQLKEVSIKYFYSKYDEGRTISLIEVYENPEHTDITPEYIMDTLHYFAVSGYPFPLRKADNEVRITHKDMELIENLLGLQRELHGREGLT from the coding sequence TTGAGACCCGAACTTTTAAATAAAACTTACCGTTTAAAACAGGAATTATCCCAGCTTGCAATAACGCTTTCTGATGAAATAACAAAAGAAGAAGTTTCTTCAAAATGGAATTCTTATGAACCATCTCCGGTATTTAGAACAACAGCGGCAGAAGACGGCTCCCTGAACAAAAAACATTATCTTGGTTTTTATCTATATTCAGTTGCAGGTTATGCAATAAACTTTCATCAGGAGCAGGAATACTCAGAAGAGGTTGTAGGTGAAATAGGCCTTTCCGTGATTAAAAAAACAGAGCTTATTGACCAGTATCTCAGGATGTTGATGTTTTTGTGTGAGCTGAAAGCCCTGCTAAAGCTTGCTTTAAAGGAAAAACCTGAATTTTTGCTTATAGATGGAACACTCAGCAGCAGATTTATAACAATATTTCCTAAAACAGACTGGTTTTCAGGGGAAGAGTTTGAAGGAAAAATAGCAAATGTTGCAGGTGAGTTTATAAAAGAGCTAAAGGAAAATCTATTTGATGAGGATATAGCTGCTTTCTCAATAAAAAATAAAGTAATTGCAAGGCTTATTGAAGTTCTGGGAAATAAAGGAAATAGAACAGATGTTATTGAAGCAACACTGGCAAAACTTGCATATTTTGAGTATCTGCTACTTCTTCATAAATTATTTTACGGACTTGACTGGAAGCCTGTTGTTATTGGAATAGCAAAAACTTCCCATTCAACAGAGCTGTTTAATAAATCATTACCTGATATCAGAATTTTGCACCAGCATATTACCGAAGAAGGATATACAAAACCGGTTTATCTTAATCTTGAAGAGACCAAATGGGAATTTTCTGAAATATTTGAAATGGTAGAAAGGGAGATAGCCTTTCAGCTTAAAGAAGTGAGTATAAAATATTTTTACTCTAAATATGATGAAGGCAGAACAATATCTCTGATAGAGGTTTATGAAAATCCTGAACATACAGATATAACCCCTGAGTATATAATGGACACCTTGCATTATTTTGCTGTCTCAGGATATCCTTTCCCATTAAGAAAAGCAGATAACGAAGTGAGAATAACACACAAAGATATGGAACTGATAGAAAATCTACTGGGTCTTCAGAGGGAGCTTCATGGCAGAGAGGGTCTTACTTAG
- a CDS encoding helix-hairpin-helix domain-containing protein: protein MAERVLLRYQVLLVLLIVGLSFGINKIFLQKGKVFSPDRLKVNINTADINTLIKVPYIKEKTATKIIKLREENGGFTNLNQLKNLRYYKKFKYFLKVE, encoded by the coding sequence ATGGCAGAGAGGGTCTTACTTAGATATCAGGTATTGCTGGTGTTGTTGATAGTTGGTTTATCCTTTGGGATAAATAAGATTTTTTTACAGAAAGGAAAAGTATTTTCACCTGATAGATTAAAGGTTAATATAAACACAGCAGATATAAATACTTTGATAAAAGTCCCATATATAAAAGAAAAAACTGCAACGAAAATAATAAAGCTAAGGGAAGAAAACGGCGGCTTTACAAATTTAAATCAGCTAAAAAATTTGAGATACTATAAAAAATTTAAATACTTTTTGAAGGTGGAATGA
- a CDS encoding creatininase family protein gives MMLLENLSYVEVEAYLVEKDIVIIPIGSTEQHSPYGLIGTDFITAEAIAREVGKRLDILVAPTLTYGMSQHHMGFKGTVTLSPETMIGVIKDIVNSFLDHGFRRIVFINGHGGNIEPVKTAFTQLKYENKKGIFEIISWFLLPEVQEIERDIFEDKNGYHATPSEVSITKLLRPEAFKTKPSEKKRLTKPRNQIYYPLSREEFKQAYPDGRMESAPWLAKEKYGKLIMEEAVRVISNRIREILKMKIL, from the coding sequence ATGATGCTGCTGGAAAATCTATCTTATGTGGAAGTAGAAGCATATTTAGTGGAAAAGGATATTGTTATTATCCCTATTGGTTCAACGGAGCAGCATAGCCCTTACGGCCTTATTGGGACTGATTTTATTACAGCTGAGGCTATTGCCAGAGAGGTAGGAAAAAGACTTGATATTTTGGTGGCACCTACACTGACCTATGGTATGTCCCAGCATCATATGGGATTTAAAGGCACAGTAACACTTTCACCTGAAACGATGATAGGTGTAATAAAGGATATTGTCAATTCATTTTTAGACCATGGTTTTAGGAGAATTGTTTTTATAAACGGACATGGCGGAAATATAGAGCCTGTGAAAACGGCTTTTACACAGCTAAAATATGAAAATAAAAAAGGAATATTTGAAATTATATCCTGGTTTTTACTCCCTGAGGTTCAAGAGATAGAAAGGGATATATTTGAGGATAAAAATGGGTATCATGCTACTCCATCTGAAGTTTCAATAACAAAATTACTTAGACCTGAGGCTTTCAAAACAAAACCATCAGAGAAAAAAAGATTAACCAAACCAAGAAATCAGATTTATTACCCACTTTCCCGTGAAGAATTCAAACAGGCCTATCCAGATGGTAGAATGGAATCAGCCCCATGGCTTGCCAAAGAAAAATACGGAAAACTAATTATGGAAGAAGCCGTCAGAGTAATCTCAAACAGGATTAGAGAAATTCTAAAGATGAAAATTTTGTAA
- a CDS encoding nucleotidyltransferase domain-containing protein, whose translation MKRILVFCLGKMKGIYESSLTNIEKEALKTIKDFVYKNFMGSEIFIYGSKIHGEFTQESDLDLLIIIPDLNWKMKKKIINKITEVNWKFNTNISPVVVSKEEWIKYPLIPLFQEVREKGLII comes from the coding sequence GTGAAAAGAATTTTAGTATTCTGTTTAGGGAAGATGAAGGGAATATATGAAAGTAGTCTTACAAATATAGAAAAGGAAGCATTAAAAACAATTAAGGATTTTGTTTATAAGAATTTTATGGGAAGTGAAATTTTCATTTACGGTTCAAAAATTCATGGGGAATTTACACAAGAAAGTGATTTAGATTTACTAATAATAATTCCAGATTTAAATTGGAAAATGAAGAAAAAAATCATTAATAAAATAACTGAAGTTAATTGGAAATTTAATACCAATATAAGCCCTGTAGTTGTTTCAAAAGAAGAATGGATTAAGTATCCTTTAATACCGTTGTTCCAAGAAGTCAGAGAAAAGGGATTAATAATTTGA
- a CDS encoding Sir2 family NAD-dependent protein deacetylase, with amino-acid sequence MDLEKNIQQAKEVLKEADALLITAGAGMGVDSGLPDFRGTEGFWRAYPIAKKLGLRFEELANPRWFKENPKLAWAFYGHRLNLYRKTQPHEGFHILRKLGESKKGKYFVFTSNVDGQFQKAGYDEKRIVEIHGSIHHLQCTLPCTDDIWPADNVEVEIDMEKFEAKEPLPKCIHCGEIARPNILMFGDWEWISHRTQGQEFRFENWLEHIYDMDYKLAIVEIGAGKAVPTVRVTSESIAYRYNGTLIRINPRDYDVPSSKHISLPMKGLEGIKAITEGLI; translated from the coding sequence ATGGATTTAGAAAAAAACATCCAGCAAGCTAAAGAGGTTTTAAAAGAGGCAGATGCCCTGCTGATTACTGCAGGGGCAGGTATGGGAGTTGATAGTGGTCTGCCTGATTTCAGGGGAACAGAGGGTTTCTGGAGGGCTTATCCTATTGCCAAGAAGCTGGGGCTTAGATTTGAAGAGCTTGCCAATCCAAGATGGTTCAAAGAAAATCCAAAGCTGGCATGGGCTTTTTATGGACACAGACTTAATCTATACAGGAAAACACAGCCCCATGAAGGATTTCATATACTCAGAAAATTAGGTGAAAGCAAAAAAGGAAAATATTTTGTTTTTACCTCCAATGTTGATGGTCAGTTCCAGAAAGCCGGTTATGATGAAAAAAGAATTGTTGAGATACACGGCTCAATCCATCATCTCCAGTGCACATTACCCTGCACAGATGATATATGGCCTGCAGATAATGTGGAAGTTGAGATAGATATGGAAAAATTTGAGGCAAAAGAACCTCTACCAAAATGTATCCATTGTGGAGAAATAGCACGGCCGAATATACTGATGTTTGGAGACTGGGAATGGATTTCCCATAGAACGCAGGGACAGGAATTTAGATTTGAAAACTGGCTTGAGCATATATACGACATGGATTATAAGCTTGCAATTGTTGAGATAGGAGCTGGAAAAGCAGTTCCAACGGTGAGAGTAACATCTGAAAGTATTGCTTATAGATACAATGGAACACTTATTAGAATAAATCCACGGGATTATGATGTCCCATCTTCAAAGCATATATCCCTCCCAATGAAAGGACTGGAAGGGATAAAGGCAATAACAGAAGGGCTGATATAG